The Leptospira selangorensis genome segment TGGAGGGAAGAGTTGGAACAATACAGATCGGGCCGCTGCAAGTAGCATAAGAACCGGATTGTATCGCCAATGCTTTGAATTCTCCCGGGAAAGATACTGCCATACGGCTTGTGTTGTATCCTCCACTGGAAATACCAGTTGCGAATTTTTTATTCGAATTGATAGGCCCGAAACTTCCATTACGGATCGCAGCAAATAGATTATTTAGGAAAATATAATCTGCTGTCAGTTCGTAGATCGTAGGTAAATTGGTTTCCCAGAAAAGATCCAACCCAGCATCCGGAGCGATAACTGCGAATCCATTATCCAACATCTTCTCGATAACTTTTACTTCGTAATATCCACCGAAAGGTGCTCCTTGGGTACGTGAGAATTGTACCGTAAAGAAAGATCCTTGGTACATCACTACGACAGGCCATCCGCCGGCGGGAGCAGTTCCTTCTGGTACTTGGTATCTTACGTCCCTAAATATCCCGGGTCTAGCTTCGATCTTTTTTGTAGAGTAAGAGCAACTAGTCGTCTTGATCAAGAGACCGGTTGTTTTACAACGAGCAGCATCCACTTCTCCAGCTCCTGCAAATAGCAGTGCACCGATCAGCAAAGGCATTAACATCGTGATTCTCTTCAGCATTTTTTTTCCTCCCCGGTCCCGAATTTATTCGGTCCGGTATGCTTCCTAAAGCAAGACCTGTGCCTAACGCAAAAAATGTTTTGCATAGCGTATGTTCTACAAAATAGATTCAAAATTTTGAAAGTATTCGCTGAATCGTTATTCTAAGAAAATTCAGATGAT includes the following:
- a CDS encoding extracellular medium-chain-length polyhydroxyalkanoate depolymerase, which codes for MLKRITMLMPLLIGALLFAGAGEVDAARCKTTGLLIKTTSCSYSTKKIEARPGIFRDVRYQVPEGTAPAGGWPVVVMYQGSFFTVQFSRTQGAPFGGYYEVKVIEKMLDNGFAVIAPDAGLDLFWETNLPTIYELTADYIFLNNLFAAIRNGSFGPINSNKKFATGISSGGYNTSRMAVSFPGEFKALAIQSGSYATCSGPICIVPTLPSNHPPTFFMHGFVDAVVPWWTMDLYYDKLRSQGIPTDRYTDYLAGHEWVSASAGKIYSWFNQYR